A single genomic interval of Metamycoplasma salivarium harbors:
- the trmB gene encoding tRNA (guanosine(46)-N7)-methyltransferase TrmB codes for MRLRHNKNALQLINDSNYSIKNFPFHIEKNTTLEIGMGKGKMLSEMALDNPKMQFIGLEKYATPALFALKKIENLKLNNMRILIGNANKILEYFDNKFDTIWLTFSDPWPKKRHFKRRLVYRDFLKLYKSILSENGKIFFKSDNDNLYQFALEELLAVNANIIYHTNDLHNKCEYDFKNYLTDYEIKFNLAGKNINFIVFNFKK; via the coding sequence ATGAGATTAAGACATAATAAAAATGCTTTACAATTAATTAATGATTCAAATTATTCAATCAAAAATTTTCCTTTTCATATTGAAAAAAATACCACATTAGAAATTGGAATGGGAAAAGGTAAAATGCTTTCTGAAATGGCTTTGGATAATCCTAAAATGCAATTTATTGGCCTTGAAAAATATGCAACTCCTGCATTATTTGCTTTAAAGAAAATTGAAAATTTGAAATTAAATAATATGCGCATTTTAATTGGTAATGCAAACAAAATTCTTGAATATTTTGATAACAAATTTGATACTATATGATTAACATTTTCAGACCCTTGGCCTAAAAAAAGACATTTCAAAAGACGTCTAGTATATAGAGATTTTTTAAAATTATATAAGTCAATATTGTCTGAGAATGGAAAAATATTTTTTAAAAGTGACAATGATAATTTATACCAATTTGCATTAGAAGAACTTTTGGCTGTTAATGCAAATATAATTTATCACACAAATGATTTGCATAATAAATGTGAATATGATTTTAAAAATTATTTAACTGATTATGAAATCAAATTTAACTTAGCAGGTAAAAATATAAATTTTATTGTCTTCAACTTTAAAAAATAA